In Saccharicrinis fermentans DSM 9555 = JCM 21142, a genomic segment contains:
- a CDS encoding SusC/RagA family TonB-linked outer membrane protein, with the protein MKKLKKHSDEDVKKHPGLNFWAKAVLMVAVLLFQGFGRNLIYAEDNNGLRAINQENTVVISGNVTDESGEPIPGVSIVQKGIPNGTITDIDGNYTIKVDVGSTIVFSFIGMTRQEVVVTGPAPINVILKSEFIGLDDVVVVGYGVQKKASVTGAVTAIDSETLQEKGNLSSPLQALQGQVPGVMITRASSAPGDEGWDLNLRGSSSVNSMEPLVIVDGVAYNSVNDMRLLNSNDIESMNFLKDGAAAIYGSRAAGGVVLITTKKGKSGTVKVEYSGTMALKQVGLMPELMSVDQWADGIMTTLENDNNTSSVWYSYAQLAKTYKGEYIDLENSASPFGTAAFTDVSDFVFSEDNWLGSLFGNSYSTENNLAISGGNERSSYRVSMSYLYDGSNLQYGNNNNKRYTFRANNSYKLTDKATLESVISYNRQEQVAPTFIGSMLTTSMPMPGLPLKTLNGKPYAWGTWGSPVAKAEDGGDNKLSVSAVNISETFKYNVTSWLDVNGNLGYNTASASRNTTQNSITYYNYTGTKEVLTSPTQANSYYKQTNSQTDFYSVSGYLNFKKKINDHDFKLMIGSQYEFKQYTYFGVKVLNTQDGLEIVNGSGEITLTGDEEKYQNANTSFFGRFNYDYKSKYLVEFNSRYDGSSKFLPENRWDLFYGTSLGWRISEENFLQDVSWLDQLKLRVSYAEMGNQSGISNYDGVQLYNISSSNGTYVGDSKLSYIKTTGVLASTSRSWERIKNYNVGFDFSILNQKLSGSVDAFLKKNDNMLVSLTFPSVLGDSAPKANYGEFKNWGYEGNLTWRDKIGEVSYHFGGVISFARNELVDYGGTSVISSGYTSTQQGYSLNSIFGLRYGGKIQNQEMLDAYIAKYYENNGIEMPSNLRVGDNMYCDLNNDGILDEQDYEYLGSDTPEISYSFNAGASYKGFDLDLLFQGAANRFVYRDIDNWTVPFRALYTNTTTQSIGRTWSETNSNAYYAPYTTDKNINNYNYQASSLTSQDGRYIRLKNVTLGYTLPSDKVSKIKYISGFRIYVTGTDLWESTRIKDGWDPEARRKASGTQRYPFTRSYTLGINLTF; encoded by the coding sequence ATGAAAAAGTTGAAGAAACATTCGGATGAAGATGTTAAAAAGCATCCGGGTTTAAATTTCTGGGCAAAAGCAGTATTGATGGTTGCTGTGCTGTTGTTTCAGGGATTTGGAAGAAATTTAATCTATGCAGAGGATAATAATGGTTTGAGAGCGATCAATCAGGAAAACACTGTGGTGATCAGTGGTAATGTAACAGATGAAAGTGGAGAACCAATTCCGGGCGTTTCAATTGTTCAGAAAGGAATACCTAATGGTACAATAACTGATATTGATGGTAATTATACTATTAAAGTAGATGTTGGTTCAACTATCGTTTTTTCATTTATCGGCATGACTAGGCAAGAGGTTGTTGTTACCGGACCTGCTCCTATTAATGTAATATTAAAGTCTGAATTTATAGGTTTGGATGATGTTGTTGTTGTTGGTTATGGTGTTCAGAAAAAAGCCTCTGTAACTGGTGCTGTTACTGCTATTGATTCAGAAACCCTTCAAGAAAAAGGAAATCTTTCAAGTCCTTTACAAGCTTTGCAAGGTCAGGTTCCTGGGGTGATGATAACACGTGCATCAAGTGCTCCAGGAGATGAAGGTTGGGATTTAAATTTACGGGGTTCTTCATCAGTTAACTCTATGGAGCCATTAGTTATTGTTGATGGAGTAGCATATAATAGTGTAAATGATATGCGATTATTGAACTCAAATGATATTGAGTCAATGAACTTTTTAAAAGATGGTGCTGCAGCCATTTATGGATCTAGAGCGGCAGGTGGGGTTGTTTTAATTACTACCAAAAAAGGTAAATCAGGTACTGTTAAAGTTGAGTATAGCGGAACAATGGCCCTTAAACAGGTTGGTTTAATGCCTGAGTTAATGAGTGTTGATCAATGGGCGGATGGTATCATGACAACATTAGAAAATGATAATAATACCTCTAGTGTCTGGTATAGTTATGCGCAATTAGCTAAAACTTATAAGGGAGAATATATTGATTTAGAAAATAGTGCTAGTCCATTTGGCACTGCAGCTTTTACAGATGTTTCTGATTTTGTATTTTCAGAAGATAATTGGTTAGGTTCTTTATTTGGAAATTCATATTCTACCGAAAATAATTTAGCTATTTCAGGAGGTAATGAACGTTCATCGTATAGAGTATCAATGAGCTATTTGTATGATGGATCCAATTTGCAATATGGAAATAATAATAATAAAAGATATACATTTAGAGCCAACAATAGTTATAAGTTAACAGATAAGGCAACCTTAGAATCTGTTATTTCATATAACCGACAAGAACAAGTCGCTCCTACATTTATAGGATCAATGTTAACGACTTCAATGCCTATGCCAGGTCTACCATTAAAAACTTTAAATGGAAAACCATATGCATGGGGTACTTGGGGATCACCTGTAGCAAAGGCAGAAGATGGAGGAGATAATAAATTATCTGTTTCTGCAGTAAATATTAGTGAGACTTTTAAGTATAATGTTACCAGTTGGTTAGATGTCAATGGGAACTTGGGGTATAATACTGCCTCTGCATCAAGAAATACGACACAAAATTCAATTACATATTATAATTATACAGGAACAAAAGAAGTTTTAACTTCTCCAACTCAAGCTAATTCGTATTACAAGCAAACCAATTCTCAAACAGATTTTTACTCTGTTTCAGGTTACTTAAATTTCAAGAAGAAGATAAATGATCATGATTTTAAATTAATGATTGGTAGTCAGTATGAATTTAAACAGTATACTTATTTTGGTGTAAAAGTATTAAATACTCAGGATGGGCTTGAAATAGTTAATGGATCAGGAGAGATTACATTGACTGGAGATGAAGAAAAATATCAAAATGCCAACACTTCTTTTTTTGGAAGATTTAACTATGATTATAAATCTAAATACTTAGTAGAATTTAATTCCAGATATGATGGATCATCTAAATTTCTGCCAGAAAATAGATGGGATTTATTTTATGGAACTTCATTAGGTTGGAGAATTTCAGAAGAAAACTTTTTACAAGATGTTAGTTGGTTAGATCAACTGAAATTACGTGTATCTTATGCTGAAATGGGTAATCAAAGTGGTATTTCTAACTATGATGGTGTTCAGTTGTATAATATTAGTTCTTCTAATGGTACCTATGTGGGAGATTCAAAACTATCTTATATTAAAACAACTGGTGTTTTGGCTTCTACTTCTAGAAGCTGGGAGCGTATTAAAAACTATAATGTAGGCTTTGACTTTAGTATTTTAAATCAAAAGTTATCAGGCTCTGTTGATGCATTCTTAAAGAAAAATGACAATATGTTAGTAAGTCTTACTTTCCCTTCTGTATTAGGTGATTCTGCTCCAAAAGCAAACTACGGAGAGTTTAAAAACTGGGGATATGAAGGTAATCTTACATGGAGAGATAAAATAGGGGAAGTTTCTTATCATTTTGGTGGTGTAATATCATTCGCACGAAATGAATTAGTTGATTATGGCGGTACTTCCGTGATTTCATCCGGATATACTTCAACACAACAAGGTTATTCTCTTAATTCAATCTTTGGGTTAAGATATGGAGGTAAGATTCAAAATCAAGAGATGTTAGATGCATATATTGCGAAATATTATGAGAATAATGGTATTGAAATGCCTTCTAATTTAAGGGTTGGAGATAATATGTATTGTGACTTAAATAATGATGGTATTTTAGATGAACAAGATTATGAATATTTAGGTAGTGATACTCCGGAAATATCCTATTCTTTTAATGCTGGAGCCAGTTATAAGGGATTTGATTTAGATTTGTTATTCCAAGGTGCTGCTAACCGTTTTGTGTACAGAGATATTGATAATTGGACAGTTCCTTTTAGAGCACTGTATACAAATACAACAACACAGTCTATTGGTAGAACGTGGAGTGAAACAAATTCAAATGCATATTATGCTCCTTATACCACTGATAAGAATATTAATAACTATAACTATCAAGCTTCATCGCTTACATCACAGGATGGTAGATACATCAGGCTAAAGAATGTAACCTTGGGCTATACTCTTCCTTCTGATAAAGTTTCTAAAATAAAATACATTTCAGGTTTCCGAATTTATGTTACAGGAACTGATTTATGGGAATCTACAAGAATAAAAGATGGATGGGATCCGGAAGCGAGAAGAAAAGCATCTGGAACGCAGAGATATCCTTTTACTCGTAGTTATACTTTAGGAATTAATCTAACATTTTAA
- a CDS encoding RagB/SusD family nutrient uptake outer membrane protein produces MKKYIIKLSYIWLLLGVMTSCMDLDPLDSMGDNITWSSSDNFQLFANQFYAYTRDFNQSGEHNAYNGFSDGPHSDFRSDLIATSSINTFSQGTNTIPTEDDNYSVTYKRIYYTNLLLENAKSYSNESEIEIPVAEAKFFRAYLHFELVQLYGDVILLTKPLDIDSDELSGKRDDRGVVIDQIITDLEDAALALPVTVTEEGRLTQAAAYAFLSRVALYEGTWQKFHNSNTARSTDLLTTARDAAMNVMDGTYELFYDETLDIDSYRYMFILEHTQCNPAGLTISDNKEYILAHRHFDGDKLGTNITHAALGNVIYPTSKFVNMYLCSNGLPVSVSDLFGGYSTATTEFQNRDNRMATSLIKHGTKYWNNDGAWRTSWNDDDLENCLTMDVRSNGGYQNQKWATERQVADEYESYDYPVIRYAEILLNYAEAVYELNGAITDEQLDASLNLVRLRVNPNMPKLSNSFVSTNSLDMREEIRRERTIELYLEGFRIDDLKRWAVAGDEMPEDQLGVMFTGTWFETNWTKQARGINSDGRVILYDNRTWADKNYLYPLPSDELQLNPNLGQNTGWE; encoded by the coding sequence ATGAAAAAATATATAATTAAATTATCATATATATGGTTGCTCCTTGGAGTAATGACGTCATGTATGGATTTAGACCCATTGGACTCTATGGGAGATAATATAACATGGTCATCATCTGATAACTTTCAGTTGTTTGCAAATCAGTTTTATGCGTACACCAGAGATTTTAATCAATCAGGTGAGCACAATGCTTATAATGGATTTTCTGATGGTCCACACAGTGACTTTAGATCTGATCTAATTGCAACATCTTCTATTAATACATTTAGTCAGGGAACAAATACAATTCCTACTGAAGATGATAATTATAGCGTTACTTATAAAAGAATTTATTATACCAACTTATTGCTAGAAAATGCCAAAAGTTATAGTAATGAAAGTGAAATAGAAATACCTGTAGCAGAAGCTAAATTTTTTAGGGCTTACTTACATTTCGAATTAGTTCAGTTATATGGAGATGTTATTCTTTTAACAAAGCCACTTGATATTGATTCAGATGAATTATCCGGAAAAAGAGATGATAGAGGTGTGGTTATTGACCAAATAATAACTGATCTTGAGGATGCAGCTTTAGCTTTACCTGTTACAGTAACTGAAGAAGGTCGTTTAACTCAGGCTGCTGCTTATGCCTTCCTTTCAAGAGTAGCTCTTTATGAAGGTACTTGGCAAAAATTTCATAATAGTAATACGGCTCGCAGTACAGATCTACTTACAACAGCACGTGATGCTGCTATGAATGTAATGGATGGAACTTATGAATTATTTTATGATGAGACTTTGGATATTGATAGTTATCGTTATATGTTCATTCTTGAACATACTCAATGTAATCCAGCAGGCTTAACTATATCTGATAATAAAGAATATATTTTAGCACATCGTCATTTTGATGGTGATAAGTTAGGTACAAATATTACACATGCAGCTTTAGGTAATGTAATATATCCAACAAGTAAATTTGTTAATATGTATTTATGTTCTAATGGTCTACCTGTTAGTGTATCGGATTTATTTGGAGGGTATTCCACCGCTACAACAGAGTTTCAAAATAGAGATAATCGAATGGCAACTTCTCTAATTAAACATGGTACAAAATATTGGAACAACGATGGAGCCTGGAGAACTAGTTGGAATGATGATGATTTAGAAAATTGTTTAACAATGGATGTTCGTTCTAATGGTGGATACCAAAATCAAAAATGGGCTACTGAACGTCAGGTTGCTGATGAATATGAATCATATGATTATCCTGTTATTCGTTATGCTGAAATACTGTTAAATTATGCAGAGGCTGTTTATGAATTAAACGGTGCTATTACAGATGAACAATTAGATGCCTCGTTAAATTTAGTTCGCCTACGGGTAAATCCAAATATGCCTAAGTTAAGTAACTCTTTTGTTTCAACAAATTCATTAGATATGAGAGAAGAAATCAGAAGAGAAAGAACCATAGAGCTTTATTTAGAAGGATTTAGAATTGATGATTTAAAGCGTTGGGCTGTTGCAGGAGATGAGATGCCAGAAGATCAATTAGGTGTTATGTTTACCGGAACATGGTTTGAAACAAACTGGACAAAACAAGCAAGAGGTATAAACAGTGATGGTCGTGTGATTCTTTATGATAATCGTACCTGGGCTGATAAGAACTACTTATACCCATTGCCTTCTGATGAATTGCAATTAAACCCTAATCTGGGACAAAATACAGGATGGGAATAA
- a CDS encoding Ig-like domain-containing protein produces the protein MKNIFKYILSCVLIASAMIPLSCDEESLSKSEPAIYPSTLELGLPESKLVYIYQDETESDVYPMITGETISLSYTMTPDNVTYSDVEWSSSDETVATVDANGVVTAVSSGTAIITVSPTVFYSGSGIYGYIKVVVSSTEVVAESITLSSSSESCYVAETLTVTPTINPSNTTYKTVQFSSSDESVATVDNNGVVTGVSGDPDPGTTVTITATALDEGSAVSASIDVQIVQIVEPQSITIDQTYSSDNYEWAIGDKTYSIAYDIEPSNATKSLVEWTSSDETIATVSKGVVTFNQDGVFGEVTITATCPETGNTSTVTIFLAEGLIRELFHNIDDITWNITSSQALQGASSIWSYEKLDVSTYGSSKQRADFSKQDSYVWLHAGNYPIVAIKMNDVLDYDDVTGRNINVDSNTDDGSYKGSLGGGNNKWLMRYKCDDGSYVFIYDLTQQSFSTGGLLPTDASVKFKTFQWKYADMVVTPIQQLTYSVYWVQTFKTLTDIKSHLTSEGITWVEE, from the coding sequence ATGAAAAATATTTTCAAGTATATATTAAGTTGTGTATTAATAGCTTCAGCTATGATACCTCTTTCGTGTGACGAAGAAAGCTTGTCAAAATCAGAACCTGCAATATATCCAAGTACTTTAGAATTAGGTTTGCCTGAAAGTAAACTGGTTTATATATACCAGGATGAAACAGAGAGTGATGTTTATCCAATGATTACAGGAGAAACAATTTCTTTATCGTACACAATGACACCAGATAATGTTACATATTCAGATGTGGAGTGGAGCTCTTCTGATGAAACAGTGGCAACTGTTGATGCAAATGGAGTTGTCACAGCAGTAAGTTCTGGTACTGCAATTATTACAGTTTCGCCAACTGTATTTTATTCAGGTAGTGGTATTTATGGATATATTAAAGTTGTAGTTTCAAGTACGGAGGTTGTTGCTGAATCAATAACATTATCAAGTAGTTCAGAATCTTGTTATGTGGCAGAAACATTAACAGTTACACCTACTATTAATCCATCTAATACAACCTATAAAACAGTTCAATTTTCAAGTTCAGATGAAAGTGTTGCCACAGTTGATAATAATGGTGTTGTAACAGGTGTTTCTGGAGATCCTGATCCAGGTACTACTGTGACTATTACTGCAACCGCGTTGGATGAAGGTAGTGCCGTTTCTGCATCAATTGATGTACAGATTGTACAGATCGTTGAACCACAATCAATAACAATAGATCAAACATACAGTAGTGATAACTACGAATGGGCTATTGGAGATAAAACTTATTCAATTGCTTATGATATTGAGCCTTCAAACGCTACAAAATCATTGGTAGAATGGACTTCGAGTGATGAAACTATCGCAACAGTATCAAAAGGTGTGGTTACATTTAATCAGGATGGTGTATTTGGAGAAGTTACAATTACAGCAACGTGTCCTGAAACAGGAAATACTAGTACTGTAACAATTTTCTTAGCAGAAGGATTAATTCGTGAATTATTCCATAATATAGATGATATTACATGGAATATAACATCAAGTCAGGCATTGCAAGGAGCAAGTTCAATCTGGAGCTATGAAAAATTGGATGTATCCACTTATGGCAGTTCAAAACAGCGTGCTGACTTTTCAAAACAGGATTCATATGTATGGTTACATGCAGGGAATTATCCGATTGTAGCAATTAAAATGAATGATGTACTGGACTATGATGACGTTACAGGTAGAAATATCAATGTTGATAGTAATACGGATGATGGATCATACAAAGGCAGTCTTGGTGGAGGAAACAATAAGTGGCTAATGCGTTATAAATGTGATGATGGTAGTTATGTATTTATTTATGATTTAACTCAGCAATCATTTTCAACGGGAGGTTTATTACCAACGGATGCTTCTGTTAAATTTAAAACATTCCAATGGAAATATGCTGATATGGTAGTAACACCAATTCAACAGTTAACTTATTCAGTTTATTGGGTTCAAACATTCAAAACTCTAACAGATATTAAATCTCACCTTACTTCAGAAGGAATAACTTGGGTAGAAGAATAA
- a CDS encoding alginate lyase family protein, with amino-acid sequence MKLQNIIKPVLVATILFFSLVSCLENKFGTVDLDLEEDGKEEVSYTYNHPCAMYNDDDFTRVKTAIAAGAGDVYTEFTNLKATAYAQLAYDPNPQTQIVRGDVTGTDYSSENYVYAMKDAAAAYQQALLWKLTDNDDYAANAIDILNQWAATCIEIKSNDANHYLASGCQGYTFANAGELLRDYDGWSDSYFTAFKTWMVDVFAAKNYAFLTKHSDASDTHYWANWDLVNMSSYLAIGILTEDDDMVNFIKNYFYEGVGNGCLDKLIVDTHSDPNGSGETIAQCQESGRDQGHATMVAAVAANLCQMAYTLYLDNQDVPELDFFAADDNVILKMCEYTALFNAKNGLDNANSEGSYIVSITAMPFTSYTAFVGESQEYVQTQASEDQRGTIRPGWEIIYNHYAKVKGLGSGYQYTQYFAEKLRPEGGAGDSRYGSNSGAFDQLGWGTLMMYRE; translated from the coding sequence ATGAAATTACAAAATATTATAAAGCCGGTTTTAGTAGCTACAATATTATTCTTTAGTCTTGTAAGTTGTTTGGAAAACAAGTTTGGTACTGTGGATTTGGATTTAGAGGAAGATGGAAAGGAAGAAGTAAGTTATACATATAACCACCCTTGCGCAATGTATAATGATGATGACTTTACTCGTGTTAAAACGGCAATTGCTGCCGGAGCAGGAGATGTTTATACTGAGTTTACTAATTTAAAAGCAACAGCTTATGCTCAGTTAGCTTATGATCCAAATCCTCAGACTCAAATTGTAAGAGGGGATGTTACAGGTACTGATTATTCGTCAGAGAATTATGTTTATGCCATGAAAGATGCAGCTGCAGCTTATCAGCAGGCTCTTTTATGGAAATTAACGGATAATGATGATTATGCAGCAAATGCAATAGATATATTAAATCAATGGGCTGCGACATGTATTGAAATAAAGTCAAATGATGCCAATCATTATTTAGCATCGGGCTGTCAGGGATATACATTTGCAAATGCAGGTGAATTATTAAGAGATTATGATGGTTGGTCTGACTCTTATTTTACAGCCTTTAAGACTTGGATGGTTGATGTATTTGCAGCAAAGAATTACGCATTTCTTACAAAACATTCAGATGCAAGTGATACACACTATTGGGCGAATTGGGATTTGGTAAATATGTCTTCGTATTTGGCTATTGGTATTCTTACTGAAGATGATGATATGGTGAACTTTATTAAGAATTATTTTTATGAAGGTGTAGGAAATGGTTGTTTAGATAAATTGATAGTTGATACTCATAGTGATCCAAATGGATCAGGAGAGACAATTGCTCAGTGTCAGGAGTCCGGCAGAGATCAGGGACATGCTACAATGGTGGCAGCAGTGGCAGCTAACCTATGCCAAATGGCGTATACTTTATATCTGGATAATCAGGATGTACCAGAACTGGATTTCTTTGCTGCTGATGATAATGTGATTTTAAAAATGTGTGAGTATACTGCATTATTTAATGCTAAAAATGGTTTGGATAATGCAAATAGTGAAGGTTCTTATATAGTATCAATTACTGCAATGCCATTTACTTCTTATACAGCATTTGTAGGAGAATCACAAGAGTATGTTCAAACTCAGGCTTCTGAAGATCAAAGAGGAACAATAAGACCAGGTTGGGAGATTATTTATAATCATTACGCAAAAGTTAAAGGCTTAGGTTCTGGTTATCAGTATACTCAGTATTTTGCAGAAAAGTTAAGACCTGAAGGTGGTGCTGGTGATTCTCGATATGGATCAAATAGCGGAGCTTTTGATCAGTTAGGTTGGGGAACTCTAATGATGTATAGAGAGTAG
- a CDS encoding glycoside hydrolase family 88 protein, translated as MKNIDLRNKRRFLLKASFIITLMLIVFACTSKKDQAKLDIDKMLDYCVAKTKATKATLTEADSLPRNIYSNQIQWNKVGIHDWCSGFWPGVLWYAYEASGDTSLFAGAQIFTAPLKGVLDVPVDNHDLGFMLYCSMGNGYRLSKSDDYKNFLLLTADSLATLYNPKVGTILSWPVMREKMNWPHNTIIDNMINLELLFWASKNGGDQSLYNMAVKHAETCMNTLIRPDYTTYHVAVFDTTNGHFIKGVTHQGYADDSQWARGQGWSIYGYSMVYRETKDQKFLDTAIKLADKFIEMIPEDTIPYWDYNDPAIPNAPKDASAAAIIASGLLELQSFVSDEQVKAKYAKTAIDLLTALSSDKYLSKAKNQSFLMHSTGHWPAKSEIDASIIYADYYYIEALLRAKQYLN; from the coding sequence ATGAAGAATATAGACTTAAGAAATAAGCGTAGATTCTTATTAAAAGCATCATTTATAATCACATTAATGTTAATAGTGTTTGCTTGTACAAGTAAGAAAGATCAAGCCAAATTGGATATTGATAAAATGCTTGACTACTGTGTAGCTAAAACAAAAGCTACAAAAGCTACTTTAACCGAGGCAGATAGTTTACCTCGCAATATATATTCAAATCAAATTCAATGGAATAAAGTAGGAATACATGATTGGTGTAGTGGTTTTTGGCCAGGAGTTCTTTGGTATGCTTATGAAGCTTCTGGTGACACCTCACTTTTTGCAGGGGCACAGATATTTACTGCTCCATTAAAAGGTGTTTTGGATGTTCCTGTTGATAATCATGATTTAGGATTCATGTTATACTGTAGTATGGGAAATGGGTATCGTTTATCAAAAAGCGATGATTATAAAAACTTTTTATTATTAACAGCCGACTCATTGGCAACACTATATAATCCTAAAGTAGGCACCATTTTATCATGGCCGGTAATGCGAGAAAAAATGAACTGGCCTCATAATACAATCATTGATAATATGATTAATCTGGAACTATTGTTCTGGGCTTCAAAAAACGGAGGCGATCAATCCTTATATAATATGGCTGTAAAGCATGCTGAAACATGTATGAATACATTAATTCGCCCTGATTATACAACATACCATGTGGCAGTATTTGATACTACAAACGGTCATTTTATTAAAGGTGTTACTCATCAGGGATATGCAGATGATTCTCAATGGGCCAGAGGTCAAGGATGGTCTATTTATGGCTATTCAATGGTATACAGAGAAACAAAAGATCAGAAGTTTTTAGATACAGCCATAAAGTTAGCTGATAAGTTTATCGAAATGATACCTGAGGATACCATTCCTTATTGGGATTATAATGATCCAGCAATTCCTAATGCACCCAAAGATGCATCTGCTGCCGCTATAATTGCATCTGGATTATTAGAATTACAATCATTTGTGTCGGATGAGCAAGTTAAAGCTAAATATGCAAAAACTGCAATTGACTTATTAACAGCATTGTCTTCAGATAAATACTTAAGCAAAGCTAAGAACCAATCATTCTTGATGCATTCAACAGGTCATTGGCCCGCAAAGTCAGAAATTGATGCATCCATCATATATGCTGACTATTATTATATCGAAGCTCTGTTAAGAGCTAAACAATATCTTAATTAA
- a CDS encoding CBM96 family carbohydrate-binding protein, which yields MKKVLQQFSFLAIMLVLGMSLTYAQTLVKVSADTHIHSYSGNVDTNFGSNSVFIIKTKADGSIDRVGLVKLDFTSLTDYNANEIKLVTFNVSFHNAHAGTITLYDYSDDWTETGVTWNNAPTNDISTLTQKAEWSVSSSWNRSDLFGSVDITDYFKEVMSGDKVMSMALVGENSDSGYDIQTKENTDTPIEGFYDWAPYVVITYVSTVIGDTEASDVIVTGGTGIVNVQNCEQGATVIIYDLTGKMISKKEVNSSTETFTAPSGICIVKVIGSQISTSKVLVK from the coding sequence ATGAAAAAAGTTCTACAACAATTTAGTTTTTTAGCTATTATGCTAGTTTTAGGTATGTCATTAACTTATGCTCAAACGCTAGTAAAAGTTTCTGCAGATACTCATATACATTCATATTCGGGTAATGTGGATACTAATTTCGGAAGTAATTCGGTATTTATTATTAAAACTAAGGCTGATGGCTCAATTGATCGCGTGGGGTTAGTTAAATTAGACTTTACAAGTTTAACTGATTATAATGCAAATGAAATCAAATTAGTTACATTTAATGTCTCATTTCATAATGCACATGCAGGCACAATTACTCTTTATGATTACTCTGATGATTGGACAGAAACAGGAGTAACTTGGAATAATGCGCCTACAAATGATATTTCAACTTTAACACAAAAAGCCGAATGGTCTGTTAGTTCCTCTTGGAATAGGTCAGACCTGTTTGGTTCAGTTGATATTACAGATTATTTTAAGGAAGTAATGAGTGGTGATAAGGTAATGTCCATGGCTTTAGTTGGTGAAAATTCAGATTCAGGATATGATATTCAAACTAAAGAGAATACGGATACTCCGATTGAAGGTTTTTATGATTGGGCTCCATATGTTGTAATTACTTATGTGTCAACAGTGATTGGTGATACTGAAGCTTCAGATGTAATAGTAACAGGAGGAACAGGTATTGTTAATGTTCAAAATTGTGAACAAGGAGCAACTGTTATTATCTATGATTTGACAGGTAAAATGATTTCAAAAAAAGAAGTGAATTCATCAACAGAAACCTTTACAGCGCCTTCAGGAATTTGTATTGTTAAAGTTATTGGATCTCAAATTAGTACAAGTAAAGTGTTAGTTAAATAA